Proteins encoded within one genomic window of Mesorhizobium sp. AR10:
- the flhA gene encoding flagellar biosynthesis protein FlhA, whose translation MAISESIQPGAVAKNGRDVFFAIGIVIILAVLFLPIPAFLIDIGLAFSIALSVLILMVALWIQRPLDFSSFPTVLLIATMLRLSLNIATTRMILAHGNEGTHAAGYVIAGFSKLVMASDFVIGLIVFMILIVVNFIVITKGATRIAEVGARFTLDAIPGKQMSIDADLSAGMIDDKTAQLRRRELEEESSFFGSMDGASKFVRGDAIAGLIITAINIVGGIAIGYIRHGMGMGEAADVFIKLSVGDGLVTQIPALIVSLAAGLLVSKGGTRGSTNQAVFGQLGAHPRALYVAASLLVLLGLMPGLPFFPFFALAGGMAGLGYIIPMRHNRAVAAAEAVKDQEKATKVEEEKNSVKASLATAEIELLIGKQLSTRLLVSHQELVFRMAKMRKKFATQYGFVVPEVRVADDFAIPPKSYQIKVHGTVVAEYQMRVGEIMVLLGTRDVPDMPGEEIREPAFGMRAFSVLETFAEDLKRENFTFADNMSVLLTHLSEVIRNNLPQLLSYKDMKALLERQDPEYRKLADEICTSHISYPGLQAVLKLLLAERVSIRNLHLIIEAIAEIAPHVRRTEQIVEHVRIRMAQQICGDLSEGGVLKVLRLGNRWDLAFHQSLKRDAKGEVREFDIDPRQLEEFGQDATKAIRKHLEAGERFVLVTAPDARPYVRMIIERLFTTLPVLSHVEIAKGVEIKVLGTIS comes from the coding sequence ATGGCGATCAGCGAAAGCATTCAGCCCGGCGCGGTTGCCAAGAACGGCCGCGACGTCTTCTTCGCGATCGGCATCGTCATCATCCTGGCCGTGCTGTTCCTGCCGATCCCGGCCTTCCTCATCGACATCGGCCTTGCCTTCTCGATCGCGCTGTCGGTGCTGATCCTGATGGTGGCGCTGTGGATCCAGAGGCCGCTCGACTTCTCCTCGTTCCCGACCGTCCTGCTCATCGCCACCATGCTCAGGCTATCGCTCAACATCGCCACCACGCGCATGATCCTGGCGCATGGCAATGAAGGCACCCACGCCGCCGGCTACGTCATCGCCGGTTTCTCCAAGCTGGTAATGGCGAGCGATTTCGTCATCGGCCTCATCGTCTTCATGATCCTGATCGTGGTCAACTTCATCGTCATCACCAAGGGCGCCACCCGCATCGCCGAGGTCGGCGCGCGCTTCACGCTCGATGCTATCCCGGGCAAGCAGATGTCGATCGACGCCGACCTGTCCGCCGGCATGATCGACGACAAGACGGCACAATTGCGTCGCCGCGAACTGGAGGAGGAATCGTCCTTCTTCGGCTCCATGGACGGTGCTTCGAAATTCGTGCGTGGCGACGCCATTGCCGGCCTCATCATCACCGCCATCAACATCGTCGGCGGCATCGCCATCGGCTATATCCGCCATGGCATGGGCATGGGCGAAGCCGCCGACGTGTTCATCAAGCTGTCGGTCGGCGACGGCCTCGTCACCCAGATCCCGGCGCTGATCGTCTCGCTCGCCGCCGGCCTGCTCGTCTCCAAGGGCGGCACCCGCGGCTCGACCAACCAGGCGGTGTTCGGCCAGCTCGGCGCCCACCCGCGCGCGCTCTACGTCGCGGCATCGCTGCTCGTCCTTCTTGGCCTGATGCCCGGCCTGCCGTTTTTTCCGTTCTTCGCGCTCGCCGGCGGCATGGCCGGCCTCGGCTACATCATCCCGATGCGCCACAACCGCGCCGTCGCCGCCGCCGAAGCGGTCAAGGACCAGGAGAAGGCCACCAAGGTCGAGGAGGAAAAGAACTCGGTCAAGGCCTCGCTCGCCACTGCCGAGATCGAACTTCTGATCGGCAAGCAGCTGTCGACAAGGCTGCTGGTGTCGCATCAGGAACTGGTCTTCCGCATGGCCAAGATGCGCAAGAAGTTTGCCACGCAATATGGCTTCGTCGTGCCGGAAGTGCGTGTCGCCGACGATTTCGCCATTCCGCCGAAAAGCTACCAGATCAAGGTGCACGGCACCGTCGTCGCCGAATACCAGATGCGCGTCGGCGAGATCATGGTGCTGCTCGGCACCCGCGACGTGCCCGACATGCCCGGCGAGGAGATCCGCGAGCCGGCCTTCGGCATGCGCGCCTTCTCGGTGCTCGAAACCTTCGCCGAGGATCTGAAGCGCGAGAACTTCACCTTTGCCGACAACATGTCGGTGCTGCTCACCCATCTCTCCGAAGTCATCCGCAACAACCTGCCTCAGCTTCTGTCCTACAAGGACATGAAGGCGCTGCTCGAACGCCAGGACCCGGAATACCGCAAGCTCGCCGACGAGATCTGCACCTCGCACATCTCCTATCCCGGCCTGCAGGCGGTGCTGAAGCTGCTGCTGGCCGAACGCGTCTCGATCCGCAACCTGCATTTGATCATCGAGGCCATCGCCGAGATCGCGCCGCACGTGCGTCGCACCGAGCAGATCGTCGAGCATGTCCGCATCCGCATGGCCCAGCAGATCTGCGGCGACCTCTCGGAGGGCGGCGTGCTCAAGGTGCTGCGCCTCGGCAACCGCTGGGACCTCGCCTTCCACCAGAGCCTCAAGCGCGACGCCAAGGGCGAGGTGCGCGAATTCGACATCGACCCACGCCAGCTGGAGGAGTTCGGCCAGGACGCGACCAAGGCGATCCGCAAGCATCTCGAAGCCGGTGAACGCTTCGTGCTGGTTACCGCGCCGGATGCGCGCCCCTATGTGCGCATGATCATCGAGCGCCTGTTCACCACGCTGCCGGTGCTCAGCCATGTCGAAATCGCCAAGGGCGTCGAGATCAAGGTGCTCGGGACCATATCGTGA
- a CDS encoding chloride channel protein, translating into MPSRNQPQVYARRLRAVLVRSIPLLEARGIVVVILAGIVGVMAGVLVTAMSQLVLSMHGLLFGVQPGGRLSAMFSLQSPVQALIPAIGGILLGLTVIWLRKWKFRTPVDPIEANALYGGRMSLTDTFIIAGQTMISSGFGASVGLEAGYTQVGSGLASRLARAFRLRRNDVRILVGCGAAGAIAAAFDAPLTGAFYGFELVIGIYSVANVAPVMTAAICASLTAEIFGVVPFPLELSGLPALTVSQYLPFLLLGLLGGAASIAIMHLVSLIERGFARLSIDASLRPFIGGVLVGLLGLVTPQVLSSGHGALHREFAMNYGLAVVASVFVLKLAASAISLGSGFRGGLFFASLFLGALLGKMFAGVMALVSPATGIDPAVAAVVGMTSLAVGVVGGPLTMTFLALESTRDLTLTGVVLAASIMAAILVRETFGYSFSTWRFHLRGETIRSAHDVGWMRSLTVGSMMRKDVRTIDASKTLADFRKGVPLGSAQRVIAVDTGQHYMGVLIVAELHSDQSDGETPVLSLAKFRDAVLVPSMNVQSAAETFQRAGAEELAVVEDFADQVVVGLLTEGHLMRRYAEELDKARRDLSGEG; encoded by the coding sequence GTGCCTTCCAGAAACCAACCGCAAGTCTATGCCCGCCGGCTTCGCGCGGTGCTCGTCAGATCGATCCCGCTGCTCGAAGCGCGCGGCATCGTCGTGGTCATTCTGGCTGGTATCGTCGGGGTGATGGCTGGCGTGCTCGTCACAGCCATGAGCCAGCTGGTGCTGAGCATGCATGGGCTATTGTTCGGCGTTCAGCCCGGCGGCCGGCTTTCGGCAATGTTTTCCCTGCAGAGCCCGGTGCAGGCGCTGATACCGGCGATCGGCGGCATCCTGCTCGGGCTGACGGTGATCTGGCTGCGAAAGTGGAAATTCCGCACCCCGGTCGATCCAATCGAGGCCAACGCGCTCTATGGCGGGCGCATGTCACTCACCGACACCTTCATCATCGCCGGGCAGACGATGATCTCGAGCGGCTTTGGCGCCTCGGTCGGATTGGAGGCGGGCTATACGCAGGTCGGTTCCGGACTGGCCTCGCGGCTGGCGCGCGCCTTCAGGCTGCGCCGCAACGATGTCCGCATCCTGGTCGGCTGCGGTGCCGCCGGCGCGATCGCCGCTGCCTTCGACGCGCCGCTGACCGGCGCCTTCTACGGCTTCGAGCTGGTTATCGGCATCTATTCGGTCGCCAATGTTGCGCCGGTCATGACCGCCGCGATCTGCGCCTCGCTGACCGCCGAAATCTTCGGCGTGGTTCCGTTTCCGCTGGAGCTCTCCGGCCTGCCGGCACTCACTGTCAGCCAGTATCTGCCGTTCCTGCTGCTCGGGTTGTTGGGCGGTGCTGCCTCGATTGCCATCATGCATCTGGTGAGCCTGATCGAGCGCGGTTTCGCGCGGCTGTCGATCGATGCCTCGCTGCGTCCTTTCATCGGTGGCGTGCTCGTCGGGCTGCTGGGGCTGGTCACGCCGCAGGTACTGTCCAGCGGTCATGGCGCACTGCACCGCGAGTTCGCGATGAATTACGGGCTGGCCGTGGTCGCAAGCGTCTTTGTGCTGAAGCTGGCGGCATCGGCAATCTCGCTCGGCTCCGGCTTTCGCGGCGGATTGTTCTTCGCCTCGCTGTTCCTCGGCGCCTTGCTCGGCAAGATGTTCGCCGGTGTGATGGCCCTGGTCTCGCCGGCGACCGGCATCGACCCCGCCGTTGCTGCCGTCGTCGGCATGACCTCGCTGGCCGTCGGCGTCGTCGGCGGTCCGCTGACGATGACGTTCCTGGCGCTGGAATCGACCCGCGACCTGACGCTCACCGGTGTGGTGCTGGCGGCCTCGATCATGGCGGCGATCCTGGTGCGCGAAACCTTCGGTTATTCCTTCTCGACATGGCGTTTCCACCTGCGTGGCGAGACGATCCGCAGCGCCCATGATGTCGGCTGGATGCGCAGCCTGACGGTCGGCTCGATGATGCGAAAGGATGTCCGCACAATCGACGCCTCGAAGACGCTTGCGGACTTTCGCAAGGGGGTGCCGCTGGGTTCAGCGCAGCGCGTCATCGCGGTGGATACCGGGCAGCACTATATGGGCGTGCTGATCGTCGCCGAACTGCACAGCGACCAGTCCGATGGCGAGACGCCGGTGCTATCGCTGGCGAAGTTTAGGGATGCCGTCCTGGTGCCGAGCATGAACGTCCAGTCCGCGGCCGAGACCTTCCAGCGCGCCGGCGCCGAGGAACTGGCGGTGGTCGAGGATTTCGCCGATCAGGTCGTCGTCGGGCTGTTGACCGAGGGCCATCTGATGCGGCGCTATGCCGAGGAGTTGGACAAGGCGCGGCGGGACCTGTCGGGCGAAGGTTAG
- a CDS encoding putative quinol monooxygenase — MLLIIGTVRLPPDKLEEAKPVMERMILGSRAEPGCIEYSYAQDVLDPGLIRVTEVWSDRVALDAHFRSAHIQSWRASWPGLGIRDRNLVLYEAGEPKPI; from the coding sequence ATGCTGTTGATCATTGGCACCGTCCGCTTGCCGCCGGACAAGCTTGAGGAGGCAAAGCCGGTGATGGAGCGGATGATTCTGGGCAGCCGCGCCGAGCCAGGCTGCATTGAATATTCCTACGCGCAGGATGTGCTCGACCCGGGGCTCATTCGGGTAACCGAGGTCTGGAGCGACAGGGTCGCGCTGGATGCGCATTTCCGCTCGGCACATATTCAAAGCTGGCGTGCAAGCTGGCCGGGGCTTGGCATCCGCGACCGCAATCTCGTGCTCTATGAGGCGGGTGAGCCCAAGCCGATCTGA
- the fliR gene encoding flagellar biosynthetic protein FliR, giving the protein MTALSQGVVIAAFLAFCRIGSCFMLMPGLSSARVPVQVRLFVAIAATGGLLTFLWDRIFPFVDPRPQILVPMIISELLVGGLIGAMTRLYMEALRFMGAGIATMIGYGGAGGPAIEEPEPQAALAAIISFSALLLLFVFDFDHEIVRALVASYTVAPVNIFFNPQAALVDVTDTVSDAFFLVIRLGSPFVAYALLVNLTIGFVNKLTPQIPVYFISLPFVIAGGLIIFYFAIGTLLSLFANGFVDLTLAR; this is encoded by the coding sequence GTGACCGCGCTGTCGCAAGGCGTCGTGATCGCCGCCTTCCTCGCCTTCTGCCGCATCGGCAGCTGCTTCATGCTGATGCCCGGCCTGTCCAGTGCCCGCGTGCCGGTTCAGGTCAGGCTGTTCGTGGCGATCGCCGCCACCGGCGGCCTGCTCACCTTCCTCTGGGACCGCATCTTTCCTTTCGTCGATCCGCGTCCGCAAATACTGGTGCCGATGATCATCTCGGAACTTCTGGTCGGCGGGCTGATCGGCGCCATGACCAGGCTCTACATGGAGGCGCTGCGCTTCATGGGCGCGGGCATCGCCACGATGATCGGCTATGGCGGCGCCGGCGGGCCGGCCATCGAAGAACCCGAGCCGCAGGCAGCACTTGCCGCCATCATCTCGTTTTCGGCACTGCTTTTGCTCTTCGTCTTCGATTTCGACCACGAGATCGTGCGCGCGCTCGTCGCCTCCTACACGGTCGCGCCGGTCAATATCTTCTTCAACCCGCAAGCGGCCCTCGTCGATGTCACCGACACGGTGTCGGACGCCTTCTTCCTGGTCATCCGCCTCGGCAGTCCGTTTGTCGCCTATGCCCTCCTCGTCAATCTGACCATCGGCTTCGTCAACAAGCTGACCCCGCAAATCCCGGTCTATTTCATCTCGCTGCCCTTCGTCATCGCCGGCGGGCTGATCATCTTCTACTTCGCCATAGGCACCTTGCTGTCGTTGTTCGCCAACGGCTTTGTCGATCTCACGCTGGCGCGATAG